The Pirellulales bacterium genome includes the window GGTCGTAGATGCTGTTGGGCAACCAGGTCCAGGCCGATTCGTACTTGGTGGAAAAATCGGCGGGCAATCGATCCCAGGGCATCAGGTGGAAGGCGAAGAACTTCATGGCGAACGGCTTTGTCACTAGCTCGAGATGGAATCACATAGTTTCATAAATTGGCGGATCATCTTCAATGGGCGGCCACGGTGACGTAAGGCGAATGGTTGATCGGCGAAAAATATGTTGCGGTGAAAAACGGTGAAAACGGTAAAAAACGGATGTTAAACCGTGGAAAAATGGGGTGAAAACGGTCCATAAACGGTCGTGAACGTTTGGAGTAAATTTGGATCGCGAGGATAGCGAGCGCTGCAGACTAAGCATGCAACTTGGGCTGTGACCAAGGGACTTGGCCGTATCCGAGCAATGCGTCGATGATCATCGCGAGGCAATTCGTGGCCATTATCCCAAAAGTGGTGGCCCAATTTCTAGGGAAAATTTTGGAGCCAGACCGACATCCTTGAGGCGGCGGTGGCGGTGTGGTGGCGGGCGAGTTGGGTTACAATGAGCGATTTGGATGGAGTGTATTCAACAAGCTGGTCATTACCCCTCACCCCAACCCTCTCCCACAAGGGGAGAGGGAGTTTTGTTCATGTCCACTGCCGTCGAGCCGAAAAAGCCGCCGCTGGCGAAGAAGCTGAAGCTGAACAGCTACCCGTGGTATTCGCCGCGGTTTTGGCATGGGATGTGTTTGGGCGATTATTGGAAGATGCTGGCGCGGGGACGGTTTCGGTTTCATCCGCTGCGGGTGTGCATGGCGCTAATCATAGGGGGTTGCGCGGTGGGGAATTCGGCGTTTGCTTTTTTGCAGCGGTTGATTTACGGGCGGCGGATTGCGGCGACGGAGATTAAGGAACCGCCAATTTTCATCATTGGGCATTGGCGGAGCGGAACCACGTATTTGCATGAGCTGATGGTGTGCGACCAGCGGTTGAGCTATCCCACGTATTACGAATGCTACGAGCCGAATCATTTTTTGGTGACCGGCTGGTTTGCGCCGACGCTGCTGTGGCCATTGCTGCCCGGCAAGCGGCCGATGGACAACATGGCGACAGGGTGGCATCGGCCGCAGGAAGATGAATTTGCCCTGGTGGCGATGGGCGCGCCGACGCCGTATTTCCGGATGGCGTTTCCGAACGAGCCGGCGCCGTACGACGAATTTTTGGATATGGACGGCTGCGCGCCGTCGGACTTGGAGCGTTGGCGGGCCGACATGAAGCGGTTTGTGCAAATGCTGACACTGAAAAAGGGGAAGCGGCTGGTGATGAAATCACCGCCGCACACGGGACGCATTGCGGAGTTGGCGCGGCTGTTTCCG containing:
- a CDS encoding sulfotransferase gives rise to the protein MSTAVEPKKPPLAKKLKLNSYPWYSPRFWHGMCLGDYWKMLARGRFRFHPLRVCMALIIGGCAVGNSAFAFLQRLIYGRRIAATEIKEPPIFIIGHWRSGTTYLHELMVCDQRLSYPTYYECYEPNHFLVTGWFAPTLLWPLLPGKRPMDNMATGWHRPQEDEFALVAMGAPTPYFRMAFPNEPAPYDEFLDMDGCAPSDLERWRADMKRFVQMLTLKKGKRLVMKSPPHTGRIAELARLFPGAKIVHIVRDPAVIFPSTRRLWVSLDAAQGFQHPHYRDLDEYVFSAFERMYRGFNRQRAAIPDNQICELKYEDLVRDPIGQLRRIYEQLELGDFEAVRPAMEKHVGGQKD